GCTCCTTAGCCGCGAGGGATGGCGGGTGCGATCCGATAGGGGCCACATGACAAAAACGGCGCTCCAAATCGGAGCGCCGTTTTTGTTTTTTGCGTTGTGCTTCAGCTTTAAGCCGTTGGGCGAGCGGCCTTGATGCAGTCTAGCACTTCTTTCGCCGCCGTCGGGATGTGGGTGCCGGGCTCGTAGACTGCGCTGGCACCTGCTTCTTTCAAGAACGGGTGGTCGCGTTCGGGGACCACGCCGCCGACGATGATCACCACGTCGTCCGCGTCACGCTTTTTCAGTTCAGCAATCAATTCCGGAACCAAGGTTTTGTGACCACCAGCCTGGGTGGAGACGCCGATGACGTGCACGTCGTTTTCGACGGCTTCTTGGGCAGCCTCGGACGGGGTTTGGAACAAGGAGCCAACGTCCACTTCAAAGCCCAAATCGGCAAACGCGGTGGAGATCACTTTGGCGCCACGGTCGTGACCGTCTTGGCCCATTTTCACCACCAGCATGCGCGGGCGACGGCCGCGGTCTTTGGCGAAGGCTTCGACCGCTTCGTTGGCTTCGATGTAGGCATCGTCACCTTTAAGAGCCGAGCCGTACACGCCCGTGATGGTGCGTGTGGTGGCTTGGTAGCGGGTGTACTCTTTTTCCAAAGCGTCAGAAATCTCGCCCACCGTTGCGCGCACGCGCGTGGCTTTGACGGCCAAGTCGAGCAAGTTGCCTTCGCCGGATTTCGCAGCTTCGGTCAACGCGTTCAACGCCGTATCTACGGCGGCTTGATCGCGACTGGCGCGGATGTCGTTCAGACGTTTGATTTGTGCGTCACGCACAGCGGAGTTGTCGACTTCCAACAGATCGATGGGATCTTCTTTTTCCAACTGATACTTGTTGACGCCAACCACGACTTCTTCGGTGCTGTCGATGCGCGCTTGTTTGCGGGCTGCGGCTTCTTCGATGCGCATTTTCGGCAAGCCCGATTGAACAGCTTTGGTCATGCCGCCCATGTCTTCGACCTCTTTGATCAACTTGCGCGCTTCGTCGGCGACGGAGTTGGTGAGGCTTTCCACATAGAACGAACCGGCCAGGGGATCGACCACTTTGGTGATGCCCGTTTCTTCTTGCAGCACCAACTGGGTGTTGCGGGCAATCCGCGCCGAGAACGGCGTCGGCAATGCCAAAGCTTCGTCCAAGGAGTTGGTGTGCAAAGATTGCGTGCCACCCAAGGCCGCCGCCATGGCTTCGACGGTGGTGCGGATCACGTTGTTGTACGGATCTTTCGCCGTCAAGGACACGCCGGACGTTTGACAGTGGGTGCGCAGCATTTTGGAGCGCGCATCTTTTGGTTCAAACTGTTCCATCATTTCCGACCACAGCAAGCGTGCAGCGCGCAGCTTGGCGACTTCCATGAAGAAGTTCATGCCGATGGCGAAGAAGAACGACAGACGCGGTGCGAAGCTGTCCACGTCCATGCCCGACGCGATGGCGGTGCGCACATATTCGACACCGTCGGCAATGGTGTAGGCCAGTTCTTGAACACAGGTCGAACCGGCTTCTTGCATGTGATAGCCGGAAATTGAAATGGAGTTGAAGCGCGGCATGTTTTCCGACGTGTAGCCGATGATGTCCGAAACAATACGCATGCTCGGTTCCGGCGGGTAGATGTAGGTGTTGCGCACCATGAATTCTTTGAGAATATCGTTCTGGATGGTGCCCGACAGTTTGGCCGGGTCGACGCCTTGTTCTTCACCGGCGACGATGTAGCCTGCCAAAACCGGAAGAACGGCACCGTTCATGGTCATGGACACGGACATCTCATCCAAGGGAATGCCGTCGAACAAAATCTTCATGTCTTCAACGCTGTCGATGGCCACACCGGCTTTGCCGACGTCACCCGTGACGCGCGGGTGGTCGCTGTCATAACCACGGTGGGTGGCCAGATCGAACGCCACGGACAGGCCTTTTTGTCCGGCCTTTAGGTTGTCGCGGTAAAATTTGTTGGACTCTTCTGCGGTGGAAAAGCCAGCGTACTGGCGGATGGTCCAGGGGCGGCCAGCATACATGGTGGCGCGGGGACCACGCATGAAGGGCTCCATGCCCGGAAAGGTGTTGACGGCTTCAATGCCTTCAAGGTCGGCGGCCGTATATAGCGGCTTAACCGGAATGCCTTCGGGGGTCTCCCAGACCAGATCGTCTGCGGTGCGGCCGCGCAATTCCTTGGCAGCCAACTCATCCCATTGTTCTTGTGTTGGTTTGTTACCCATATCCCCAAATCCTTTTATTTTTCGTCTTCCACAAACCGCGCCCCCCCACGGGGCGGTCATACCTGCGGTATTGAGGGCAGCAGTATACTAATGTGGTGGTGCGGTGCGAAACACTATTTTGCAGTTGCGAAATATTAGCGTTCTTTCATCTTAAAGATGCGGATTTATCCACAAGATATTGTGTTTAGGCTGGTGCAATCATCGAAAATGTTGTTATTATCCCCCCAGCAGCCCATACGGGCGGTGTGTACGAAAATCGTACAAATAACGCGAAAAATTAGGGGAACGGCCCCACAAACCGCCGAATTTTATCGGCAGGGGCCTCAAGAGACAGTCGGAGTAGAACATGAGTGCCGTTGAATGGACGCCTGAGCGCATCAAGATATTGATTGGTCTGTGGGAAGAAGGTCTCCCCACCTCAGAAATCGGTCGCCGTTTGGGCGTTACCAAAAACGCCGTGGTCGGCAAGGTCCACCGTTTGGGCTTGAAAAAGCGCCAATCGCCGATCCGCCAAAGCTCCGCTGCCAGCTCGCAACCCAAAAAGCCGAAGAAAGCACCAGCTGCGGCTCAACCCGCCGCCGCTCAGCCGCAAACGGCTCCGGCAAAATTGCCGTCCGGCGACGTGGTGCGCTTGGAAGAGTTGACCGCGCAAATGTGCTGCTGGCCCGAAGGTGAGCCGGGCACACCTGAATTTCACTTCTGCGGCCAAGCCGCCGTTCCCGATAAGCCCTACTGCGAAGAGCACTGCGCGCGCGCTTACGTGAAAGTGTCCAAAGACAAAAAGAAAACGGTCAACAGCTACACGCCAAAACCCAAAAACGGTTTCGAGGCCGCTTAAGCGATTAAGTGGTTTCTCCTTGGAGGGGCGGCGACGCTCTTCCGGCCCAAAAGGCCCCCAAATCAGCCCGCCCCGGCGGTCTCTTTTGGGGGCCTTGGCTTTTTTGGGTTTGGGGGTGTTTGCCCAAAACTGTAACGTTGTAATTTGAACCACAGAGTACACAGAAAACACGGAGTTATAAGGAATTCAGCTCTGTGTTCTCTGTGTACTCTGTGGTGAAAAACGACGTTAGATGCTTGAAGAATATCAGAGCGTGCGGGCTTTATTTGCTGGTTTCTAAAACCCCATCCGCCTGCAGCTGGTTGGTGAGCTCGATCAGGCGGATGACGGCGTCGCTGAGGTCTTCTTCGTCGACACCTTCGGGAAAGCGGAATTGCAGGTCTTCGGACAGGATGACCTTTTTGTGGTCGCTCATGTTGTCAAAGAAGACCTTGTGCAGGGCTTCGTCTTTTTCCGTCGCTTTGAGGAAAATCACCATGTCGTCATCAACGGCGCTCAACATCAGCTTTTGCAGCCCCGGCGCGTTGGCGGATTTGAGGCGTTCGGCCAAGTCACAGGCTTCTTCATAGGCGCTTACCGACGCAATGGCACCGGGTGTGAGGGCCTTGACGGCTTCCATCAACAGGTGTTTAAGCTCCAAGGTCGAGAGCGTAAGGGTGTGATCCCCGATGGTCAGGGCATAGACGCCATTTTGGGCTTTTTTGACGCTGATCCGCATTCTGCTTCATCCGTCTAAAGTTGGTGATGTAAATAGCCTCTCACACCCGCTCGAAATTGACAAGCGGGCAACAAAAAAGGCGGCACATCAGCGCGCCGCCTTTGGTGTTTTTTGGTTTTGTGATC
The sequence above is a segment of the Magnetovibrio sp. PR-2 genome. Coding sequences within it:
- the scpA gene encoding methylmalonyl-CoA mutase, which produces MGNKPTQEQWDELAAKELRGRTADDLVWETPEGIPVKPLYTAADLEGIEAVNTFPGMEPFMRGPRATMYAGRPWTIRQYAGFSTAEESNKFYRDNLKAGQKGLSVAFDLATHRGYDSDHPRVTGDVGKAGVAIDSVEDMKILFDGIPLDEMSVSMTMNGAVLPVLAGYIVAGEEQGVDPAKLSGTIQNDILKEFMVRNTYIYPPEPSMRIVSDIIGYTSENMPRFNSISISGYHMQEAGSTCVQELAYTIADGVEYVRTAIASGMDVDSFAPRLSFFFAIGMNFFMEVAKLRAARLLWSEMMEQFEPKDARSKMLRTHCQTSGVSLTAKDPYNNVIRTTVEAMAAALGGTQSLHTNSLDEALALPTPFSARIARNTQLVLQEETGITKVVDPLAGSFYVESLTNSVADEARKLIKEVEDMGGMTKAVQSGLPKMRIEEAAARKQARIDSTEEVVVGVNKYQLEKEDPIDLLEVDNSAVRDAQIKRLNDIRASRDQAAVDTALNALTEAAKSGEGNLLDLAVKATRVRATVGEISDALEKEYTRYQATTRTITGVYGSALKGDDAYIEANEAVEAFAKDRGRRPRMLVVKMGQDGHDRGAKVISTAFADLGFEVDVGSLFQTPSEAAQEAVENDVHVIGVSTQAGGHKTLVPELIAELKKRDADDVVIIVGGVVPERDHPFLKEAGASAVYEPGTHIPTAAKEVLDCIKAARPTA
- a CDS encoding GcrA family cell cycle regulator; its protein translation is MSAVEWTPERIKILIGLWEEGLPTSEIGRRLGVTKNAVVGKVHRLGLKKRQSPIRQSSAASSQPKKPKKAPAAAQPAAAQPQTAPAKLPSGDVVRLEELTAQMCCWPEGEPGTPEFHFCGQAAVPDKPYCEEHCARAYVKVSKDKKKTVNSYTPKPKNGFEAA
- a CDS encoding FliG C-terminal domain-containing protein, translating into MRISVKKAQNGVYALTIGDHTLTLSTLELKHLLMEAVKALTPGAIASVSAYEEACDLAERLKSANAPGLQKLMLSAVDDDMVIFLKATEKDEALHKVFFDNMSDHKKVILSEDLQFRFPEGVDEEDLSDAVIRLIELTNQLQADGVLETSK